The following coding sequences are from one Xylanivirga thermophila window:
- a CDS encoding spore coat protein: MAQNQTFNDKQIASVLLTNHKQSAQSLTNLVLESANQGIRQDAQQILQTTFQHQKAIWDYMNQKGYYQVDMAPQQEITKAQQQIQQQMGIH; the protein is encoded by the coding sequence ATGGCACAAAATCAAACTTTTAATGACAAGCAGATAGCATCGGTATTGTTAACTAATCATAAACAAAGTGCACAAAGTCTTACAAATTTGGTGTTGGAAAGTGCAAATCAAGGTATAAGACAGGATGCTCAGCAAATTTTACAGACTACTTTTCAACATCAAAAAGCCATATGGGACTATATGAATCAAAAAGGCTACTATCAGGTAGATATGGCTCCACAGCAGGAGATAACAAAAGCTCAGCAGCAAATACAGCAGCAGATGGGAATACACTGA
- a CDS encoding ferritin family protein, which translates to MTQLTHKELLLLQDNISMCQQTADFLQSCVNTVNDPQLKNLCQQMIQDHQKDSQTLAKHISSTPMQ; encoded by the coding sequence ATGACTCAATTAACTCATAAAGAATTGCTTTTATTACAGGATAATATAAGCATGTGTCAGCAGACTGCAGATTTCCTACAAAGTTGTGTAAATACAGTAAATGATCCTCAACTCAAAAATCTATGTCAGCAAATGATACAGGATCATCAAAAAGATAGCCAGACTTTGGCAAAGCATATTTCAAGTACGCCCATGCAATAA